One window of the Populus nigra chromosome 4, ddPopNigr1.1, whole genome shotgun sequence genome contains the following:
- the LOC133690511 gene encoding LOB domain-containing protein 38-like, whose product MSCNGCRVLRKGCSETCVLRSCLHWITNPEAQGNATLFLAKFFGRSDLMSLISAVPEAQRPALFQSLLFEACGRTVNPVNGVVGLLWSGNWHMCQQAVETVLSGGALRPLPGILTGVVAPNCDESSDRFSAAAYAVHNMARNQSRSFAKENNNETVSDHHVNPCLARGKGGRDKRGRDAVSFYTGGESETISFESSGGDKKRLLNLFV is encoded by the exons ATGAGCTGCAACGGCTGCCGAGTGCTGCGAAAGGGGTGCAGCGAGACATGCGTATTGAGATCGTGTCTGCATTGGATCACCAACCCTGAAGCCCAAGGTAACGCTACTTTGTTTCTCGCCAAATTTTTTGGCCGTAGTGATCTCATGTCTCTCATCTCCGCCGTACCCGAAGCCCAACGCCCTG CTCTGTTTCAGTCGCTGTTGTTTGAGGCGTGCGGGAGAACGGTGAATCCGGTTAACGGAGTGGTGGGGCTATTGTGGAGCGGTAACTGGCATATGTGTCAGCAGGCTGTGGAGACTGTGCTTTCCGGTGGAGCCTTACGGCCGTTACCTGGGATTCTCACCGGAGTCGTAGCGCCGAATTGCGATGAATCATCTGACAGATTCTCTGCGGCTGCGTACGCAGTACATAACATGGCGCGGAATCAATCAAGATCGTTTGCTAAAGAGAATAATAATGAAACGGTGTCTGATCATCATGTCAACCCGTGTCTCGCTAGAGGAAAAGGTGGAAGAGATAAAAGAGGAAGAGACGCGGTGTCGTTTTATACAGGAGGGGAATCGGAGACAATAAGCTTTGAAAGCAGCGGTGGTGATAAGAAAAGGCTTTTGAATCTGtttgtttga
- the LOC133690757 gene encoding QWRF motif-containing protein 2-like isoform X2: MSSASASTTSTSRRCASPSISRRTATSTTSAASTIKRSQSVERRRPATPRTNSLDLRIGNTNCGVVESGEMTNAQRMLITSTRRLSVSFQGESFSFQLNKAKPTPSPISVRKGTPERRKATTTIPTRRADQVENLGPIEQHRWPGRFRQPNPMTRRSMDCTDDRKKFAGSGVNLNVVRALQNSMADNNNTSSSIESRLSSDSSTIDSTKPIDVNESDVHSEHPLASDTESVSSGTTSESSGNAVGVAGQGGRGFIEPARFWQETASRIRRQPEPGSPVSRNNGLKGPTPAKLIAPKKFGSDSPVSSPKGVVNSRGQMSPIRGGALRPGSPSKFGISSAAARSPMRGMSPSRVRNAVGGVVSSNLSNVNSTPPILSFAADIRRGKIGENRIVEVHLLRIFHNRLLQLRFINARADSALSAQRLNAKKSLYNAHVTTSKLCESVRAKRTELQWLRQNLKLISILKEQMLCLEELALIDQDYSRSLSGAIEALQASTLRLPIVDGARADVQNLKDAICSAVDVMQAMASSICLLISKVGEVNSLVAELEKLTQKERNRLYQCKDLLSTIAALQVKECSLRTHILHLNRVPSSLTTQV; encoded by the exons ATGTCATCGGCATCGGCATCCACTACTTCAACGTCAAGACGGTGCGCTTCTCCGTCGATTTCACGACGAACAGCGACTTCAACGACTTCCGCTGCTTCCACAATCAAACGGTCACAATCAGTGGAGCGTAGGCGTCCTGCTACACCAAGAACTAACTCTCTTGATTTGAGAATAGGAAATACCAATTGTGGGGTTGTTGAAAGTGGTGAGATGACAAATGCCCAGAGAATGTTGATAACTTCAACGAGAAGATTATCGGTGTCGTTTCAAGGAGAGTCGTTTTCGTTTCAATTGAATAAAGCGAAACCAACTCCGTCTCCCATTAGTGTAAGAAAAGGAACACCAGAGAGGCGTAAAGCAACCACTACAATACCGACCAGAAGAGCTGATCAAGTAGAGAATTTAGGGCCTATAGAGCAACATCGGTGGCCAGGAAGATTTAGGCAGCCGAATCCAATGACTAGAAGAAGCATGGATTGTACTGATGATAGAAAGAAATTTGCTGGGTCTGGAGTCAATTTGAATGTTGTTAGGGCATTGCAAAATTCAATGGCGGATAACAACAATACCAGCTCATCAATTGAAAGCAGATTGAGTTCTGATTCTAGCACAATCGATTCCACGAAGCCTATTGACGTGAATGAATCTGATGTTCATAGTGAACATCCTTTGGCTTCGGATACTGAGAGTGTATCATCTGGTACTACTTCAGAGAGTAGTGGAAATGCTGTTGGTGTTGCAGGACAGGGGGGGCGTGGGTTTATCGAGCCGGCAAGGTTTTGGCAAGAGACTGCTAGTAGAATCAGGCGGCAACCAGAGCCTGGGTCACCAGTTTCTAGGAATAATGGATTGAAAGGACCTACACCGGCCAAACTTATTGCACCAAAGAAGTTTGGAAGTGATAGTCCAGTATCTTCTCCAAAAGGAGTTGTCAATAGTAGGGGACAGATGTCTCCTATTCGTGGTGGGGCGTTACGGCCTGGGTCGCCTAGTAAGTTTGGGATATCATCGGCTGCTGCACGGTCTCCTATGAGGGGAATGAGTCCATCGAGGGTGAGGAATGCCGTGGGAGGTGTTGTGAGTAGTAATTTGAGCAACGTGAATAGTACCCCTCCAATTCTGAGCTTTGCTGCTGATATTAGGAGAGGGAAGATTGGGGAGAATCGGATTGTGGAGGTGCATTTGTTAAGGATTTTTCATAATCGGTTGTTGCAATTGCGTTTTATCAATGCCAGAGCTGATTCTGCTCTGTCTGCTCAGCGGTTGAATGCAAAG AAAAGCCTGTATAATGCACATGTAACAACATCAAAACTGTGTGAATCTGTGAGAGCAAAAAGAACAGAGTTGCAATGGCTAAGGCAAAATTTGAAGCTGATTTCCATCCTCAAGGAGCAA ATGTTGTGTTTGGAAGAACTGGCATTGATTGACCAGGATTACTCCCGTTCTTTATCAGGGGCCATTGAAGCTTTGCAGGCTAGCACGCTCCGTTTGCCAATTGTTGATGGGGCAAGG GCAGATGTCCAAAATCTGAAGGATGCTATCTGTTCAGCAGTTGATGTGATGCAGGCAATGGCATCCTCAATTTGCTTATTGATATCAAAG GTTGGGGAAGTAAATTCTTTGGTTGCGGAACTGGAAAAATTAACTCAGAAGGAGCGTAATAGGCTTTATCAGTGCAAGGATCTATTGTCAACTATTGCAGCCTTGCag GTGAAAGAATGTAGCCTGAGAACTCATATTTTACATCTAAACCGAGTGCCTTCCAGCCTGACAACACAAGTGTAA
- the LOC133690757 gene encoding QWRF motif-containing protein 2-like isoform X1, with amino-acid sequence MTMVAAVSTPINPKTASTTRTTQSQNPTRPPLLPSDPDNALAPRRPKSREVSSRYMSSASASTTSTSRRCASPSISRRTATSTTSAASTIKRSQSVERRRPATPRTNSLDLRIGNTNCGVVESGEMTNAQRMLITSTRRLSVSFQGESFSFQLNKAKPTPSPISVRKGTPERRKATTTIPTRRADQVENLGPIEQHRWPGRFRQPNPMTRRSMDCTDDRKKFAGSGVNLNVVRALQNSMADNNNTSSSIESRLSSDSSTIDSTKPIDVNESDVHSEHPLASDTESVSSGTTSESSGNAVGVAGQGGRGFIEPARFWQETASRIRRQPEPGSPVSRNNGLKGPTPAKLIAPKKFGSDSPVSSPKGVVNSRGQMSPIRGGALRPGSPSKFGISSAAARSPMRGMSPSRVRNAVGGVVSSNLSNVNSTPPILSFAADIRRGKIGENRIVEVHLLRIFHNRLLQLRFINARADSALSAQRLNAKKSLYNAHVTTSKLCESVRAKRTELQWLRQNLKLISILKEQMLCLEELALIDQDYSRSLSGAIEALQASTLRLPIVDGARADVQNLKDAICSAVDVMQAMASSICLLISKVGEVNSLVAELEKLTQKERNRLYQCKDLLSTIAALQVKECSLRTHILHLNRVPSSLTTQV; translated from the exons atgacAATGGTAGCTGCAGTTTCAACACCAATAAACCCCAAAACGGCATCAACAACTAGAACAACGCAAAGCCAAAACCCAACAAGACCTCCGTTATTACCATCAGACCCCGACAATGCTCTCGCTCCTCGCCGTCCAAAATCCCGAGAAGTCAGTTCTCGATACATGTCATCGGCATCGGCATCCACTACTTCAACGTCAAGACGGTGCGCTTCTCCGTCGATTTCACGACGAACAGCGACTTCAACGACTTCCGCTGCTTCCACAATCAAACGGTCACAATCAGTGGAGCGTAGGCGTCCTGCTACACCAAGAACTAACTCTCTTGATTTGAGAATAGGAAATACCAATTGTGGGGTTGTTGAAAGTGGTGAGATGACAAATGCCCAGAGAATGTTGATAACTTCAACGAGAAGATTATCGGTGTCGTTTCAAGGAGAGTCGTTTTCGTTTCAATTGAATAAAGCGAAACCAACTCCGTCTCCCATTAGTGTAAGAAAAGGAACACCAGAGAGGCGTAAAGCAACCACTACAATACCGACCAGAAGAGCTGATCAAGTAGAGAATTTAGGGCCTATAGAGCAACATCGGTGGCCAGGAAGATTTAGGCAGCCGAATCCAATGACTAGAAGAAGCATGGATTGTACTGATGATAGAAAGAAATTTGCTGGGTCTGGAGTCAATTTGAATGTTGTTAGGGCATTGCAAAATTCAATGGCGGATAACAACAATACCAGCTCATCAATTGAAAGCAGATTGAGTTCTGATTCTAGCACAATCGATTCCACGAAGCCTATTGACGTGAATGAATCTGATGTTCATAGTGAACATCCTTTGGCTTCGGATACTGAGAGTGTATCATCTGGTACTACTTCAGAGAGTAGTGGAAATGCTGTTGGTGTTGCAGGACAGGGGGGGCGTGGGTTTATCGAGCCGGCAAGGTTTTGGCAAGAGACTGCTAGTAGAATCAGGCGGCAACCAGAGCCTGGGTCACCAGTTTCTAGGAATAATGGATTGAAAGGACCTACACCGGCCAAACTTATTGCACCAAAGAAGTTTGGAAGTGATAGTCCAGTATCTTCTCCAAAAGGAGTTGTCAATAGTAGGGGACAGATGTCTCCTATTCGTGGTGGGGCGTTACGGCCTGGGTCGCCTAGTAAGTTTGGGATATCATCGGCTGCTGCACGGTCTCCTATGAGGGGAATGAGTCCATCGAGGGTGAGGAATGCCGTGGGAGGTGTTGTGAGTAGTAATTTGAGCAACGTGAATAGTACCCCTCCAATTCTGAGCTTTGCTGCTGATATTAGGAGAGGGAAGATTGGGGAGAATCGGATTGTGGAGGTGCATTTGTTAAGGATTTTTCATAATCGGTTGTTGCAATTGCGTTTTATCAATGCCAGAGCTGATTCTGCTCTGTCTGCTCAGCGGTTGAATGCAAAG AAAAGCCTGTATAATGCACATGTAACAACATCAAAACTGTGTGAATCTGTGAGAGCAAAAAGAACAGAGTTGCAATGGCTAAGGCAAAATTTGAAGCTGATTTCCATCCTCAAGGAGCAA ATGTTGTGTTTGGAAGAACTGGCATTGATTGACCAGGATTACTCCCGTTCTTTATCAGGGGCCATTGAAGCTTTGCAGGCTAGCACGCTCCGTTTGCCAATTGTTGATGGGGCAAGG GCAGATGTCCAAAATCTGAAGGATGCTATCTGTTCAGCAGTTGATGTGATGCAGGCAATGGCATCCTCAATTTGCTTATTGATATCAAAG GTTGGGGAAGTAAATTCTTTGGTTGCGGAACTGGAAAAATTAACTCAGAAGGAGCGTAATAGGCTTTATCAGTGCAAGGATCTATTGTCAACTATTGCAGCCTTGCag GTGAAAGAATGTAGCCTGAGAACTCATATTTTACATCTAAACCGAGTGCCTTCCAGCCTGACAACACAAGTGTAA